In Deltaproteobacteria bacterium, the sequence TATGTCCTATAGACGCCTTGACAATAAAGTCCTTTCCAAGAAATTTATTTATTGTGTTTGCCTTTGCAGGCGATTCTACTATCACCAGTGATTTTGGCATATTCTTAAAACCCTTTCTTTTTATTTCCTTGCGGAACGAGGCACCCCTGATTGTAGTGCCTTTTTCTTATATTTCTCTAACTCTTTTTTCAGTTTTTCCAGTTTCTTTTCATTTAAAGGAATTTGTTTTGTATACTCATTATATACATCTATATCTTCCTTGCTGTATATCTGACCAATCCTTCTCCCTTTCTGGAAAATCTCAATATATCTTCTCTGGTCTGCAATTATCTTTTCTATTTCCGAAATATCCTTTTTTTTCTCCTCAAACTGCGTCTTCCACCATTCAAGCGGATAATCACCAATAAGTTCACCCTTTGCAGGTGAAGAGTCCTCACTAGCCTTTTCTTTAAGGGAAGGTGCTGTTACTACTGATTTTTGCTTATGAACCTTTACCCTGTTTTTATATACAGGCGGAACCTTCGTAATATCATCACTAAAATTTGCAACACCCTTATCATCCACCCATTCGTAGATGTCAGCATGGGATGGAGAAAAATTAAAAATCAAAGATAAAAAATAAAAATTACAGATTAAAATTAAAACTTTTTTCACATGAAAATCTCCGCTTTGTCATGCCTCTTGTCTGAATTCTATTGGCAGATATACTGAAAAAGTGCTTCCCTTGCCCAATTCACTTTTTACCTCAATCCTTCCACCGTGGCCTTCTGCTATATCTTTACAGATACTCAAACCTAATCCTGTACCGCCTTCTGCCCTCGCCCTGTCAACCCTGTAGAAACGGTCAAATATATAGGGCATGTCTTCATCAGGTATGCCGACCCCTGTATCCGTAATCTTTATTAAAGCACCATCTACGCACCTTTCAAGCGAGATTAACACACTGCCATTTTTATTTGTATATTTAACTGCATTTTCCATGAGATTTAGAGCCAGCTGCCTTAATTTAAGGCAGTCACCTTTTACAACAATCTCTTCATTTTTTTCAAGTCTTATATTGATGCCTTTGAGTTCTGCAAGGTGTTTTACCTGCCTGAATTTTTCATCTATTATATCATTCAATCTCACATCAGCAAATTCTGATTTTGTCTTCATATCCGTCTTTGCCAGCATTAGGAGGCTGCTGACAATACCGGACATCCTGTTAATCTCCTCAAGATTGCTTTTAAGCAGGTCTTTCATGCCATCTAAACTATTGCAGGTGCGGAGGGCAATCTCTGTCTCCCCCTTTAGTATGGTAAGCGGGGTTCTGAGTTCATGAGATGCATCAGATGTAAACTGTTTAATCCTTTTAAATGAGGTCTCAAGCCTTTCTATCATATTATTGAATGTTTCAGCAAGTCTATCTATCTCATCCCCTGTTCCCAGTGTGGCAATCCTTTCATTCAGGTTCTGTTCACCAATCCTTCTTGCTGTCTCTGTTATTTCATCAACAGGGGAAAGCGCCTTCTTTGCCAGAATAAATCCAACCCCTGTTGCCAGCACCAGTACAGAAGGAATATATAGATAGAACAAAAAAATTATAGTATTAAGTGCAGAATATATAGATTCCATTGGTGTTCCAACCTGTATAATGTATTTGATACGGCCGCCATCCTTTACAGGATAGGTTGCTATCCTCATAGGCTTACCAGAAGTCAAGTCAACTGTCTCATAAACAACCTTGTCCTGACCTGCACCGCTCATGGCTTTACCTGATAAAGGGATGCGCTGCCCTGACAGCGCCAAAGACCTTGACCTGACACTGCCAAATTCATCTGTAATCTGAATATAATTCCCTGCTGTTTTAATACCAAAAAACCTTTCCATAAGAATATCAAAGTTTTCAGGCAAAATCAGAGCAGTCTCTGGCCTGACAACTGTCCTTGCCAGTGTTTCAGCAAGAAACAGGAGTTTTGTGTCAGCGGCTGCTATCATGGACTGTCTGGCAATTATATACAAAAAAATCCCGGATATTATCAGACTAAGTCCAAGGAGGCTTGTATACCAGAGGGTAAGTTTGGTTCGGATGGTAAGAATCATAGGTTATAGGCTATGGGCTATGGGCTATAAATACGGGCAATGGGCTATGGGTTTTTCCTATTGCCTATCGCCTATAGCCCATAGCCTGTATTTTTGCCTCTCGCCTATTCTTTCAGCACATACCCCATACCCCTTATAGTATGGATGAGTTTTTTTGTAAAACCCTTATCTATCTTGCTTCTTAAATGGTTTACATAAACATCAACAACATTTGTCTGGCTGTCAAAGTCGTACTCCCATACATGCTCTATTATCATAGTCCTTGTAATTACCCTGTTTGGATTTCTTAGCATATACTCAAGCAAACCGTATTCCTTCGCAGTCAGTTCTATCTCCTTCTTATCTCTGTATGCCTTTCTCGTTGCGCGGTCAAGCCGTAAATCAGAAAATTCCAGAGAGGACAGCCCCATTCCCTTTCTCCTT encodes:
- a CDS encoding DUF4124 domain-containing protein, with the translated sequence MKKVLILICNFYFLSLIFNFSPSHADIYEWVDDKGVANFSDDITKVPPVYKNRVKVHKQKSVVTAPSLKEKASEDSSPAKGELIGDYPLEWWKTQFEEKKKDISEIEKIIADQRRYIEIFQKGRRIGQIYSKEDIDVYNEYTKQIPLNEKKLEKLKKELEKYKKKALQSGVPRSARK
- a CDS encoding HAMP domain-containing protein; protein product: MILTIRTKLTLWYTSLLGLSLIISGIFLYIIARQSMIAAADTKLLFLAETLARTVVRPETALILPENFDILMERFFGIKTAGNYIQITDEFGSVRSRSLALSGQRIPLSGKAMSGAGQDKVVYETVDLTSGKPMRIATYPVKDGGRIKYIIQVGTPMESIYSALNTIIFLFYLYIPSVLVLATGVGFILAKKALSPVDEITETARRIGEQNLNERIATLGTGDEIDRLAETFNNMIERLETSFKRIKQFTSDASHELRTPLTILKGETEIALRTCNSLDGMKDLLKSNLEEINRMSGIVSSLLMLAKTDMKTKSEFADVRLNDIIDEKFRQVKHLAELKGINIRLEKNEEIVVKGDCLKLRQLALNLMENAVKYTNKNGSVLISLERCVDGALIKITDTGVGIPDEDMPYIFDRFYRVDRARAEGGTGLGLSICKDIAEGHGGRIEVKSELGKGSTFSVYLPIEFRQEA